The window GCAGATAAGAACAGACGCTACCGCCGTCATTGCGAGCGAAGCGAAGCAATCCAGAAGGCCACAAGCAAAGACTGGATTGCTTCGTCGCAAGTGCTCCTCGCAATGACGTCAACTTGGCGGAGCCAATAAATGCAGTACGGCATCGCGTTTACGCCGCTCGTCCCGACGCTCGTGTTGTGGATCGGATTAGCCGCCATCGTGGTGATCGCGGTGCTGCTGCTGGTCGGCCGCGCGCGCGGCACGGCGGTGCGCGTCGCGGCGCTGGCGCTGATCCTGCTGGCGCTCGCCAATCCCTCCTTCACGCGCGAGGAGCGCGAGCCGCTGTCGTCGGTGGCCGCCGTGGTCATCGACAAGAGCCCGAGCCAGAATTTTGGTGAGCGCACCAAGGAAACCGCCGAGGCGCAGCAGACGCTGGTCGATCGTCTGAAGCAGATCAAAGGGCTTGAGGTCCGCGTCGTTGAGGCCGGACAAGCTGATGGCGAGACCGACGGCACCAAGCTGTTCGGCGCTTTGTCCTCCGCTCTCTCGGACGTGCCGACCGATCGCGTCGCCGGCGCGTTCCTGATTACCGACGGCCGTGTCCACGATATTCCGGCCAGCGCTGCCGCGCTCGGCTTCACCGCGCCGGTGCATGCGCTGATCACCGGCCGCAAGGACGAGCGCGACCGCCGCATCGCCATCACCGCGGCGCCGCGCTTCGGCATCGTCGGACAGAGCCAGACCATCACCTACCGGCTCGACGATCAGGGCGTTACCGGCGAACGCGCCCGCGTCGTGGTCCGCCGCGACGGCGACGTGCTCAACGAGCGCACCGTGCTGTCAGGCCAGACCATCAGCATCGATATCGACATCAAGCATGCCGGCCCGAACATCGTCGAGATCGAGGCTTCGCCGCTCGCCAACGAACTGACGCTGGTCAACAACCGCGCGGTGGTCGCCATCGACGGCGTGCGTGACAAGTTGCGGGTGCTGCTGGTGTCGGGCGAACCGCATTCCGGCGAACGAACCTGGCGCAATCTCTTGAAGTCCGATGCCAGCATCGACCTCGTGCACTTCACAATCCTGCGGCCGCCGGAAAAGCAGGACGGCACGCCGATCAACGAACTGTCGCTGATCGCATTCCCGACACGCGAATTGTTTCAGCAGAAGATCAACGAATTCCAGTTGATCATCTTCGATCGCTATGCCCGCCAGGGCGTGCTGCCGATCGCCTATTTCGACAACATCGCGCGCTATGTCCGCGCCGGCGGCGCGGTGCTGGTGTCGGCCGGACCGGACTACGCCTCCACCACCAGCATCTGGCGCACACCGCTGGATTCGGTGCTGCCGGCCGAGCCGGTCGGCGTCACCGAGAAACCGTTCTATGCGCATCTCAGCGATATCGGAAAACGCCATCCGGTGACCCGGGGCCTTGAAGGCGGCGCCACAGAGCCGCCGAAGTGGAGCCGCTTCTTCCGCACTGTCGAGACCCGCAACACCACCACGCCGCCGGTCATGACCGGCGCCGACGGCAAGCCGTTGCTGCTGCTGTCGCGCTCCGGCGAAGGCCGCGTCGCGCTGCTGCTGTCGGACCACATCTGGCTGTGGGCCCGCGGCTACGAGGGCGGCGGTCCGCATCTCGATCTTCTCAGGCGGATGTCGCACTGGCTGATGAAGCAGCCGGATCTCGACGAGGAAGCGCTGAAGCTGCAGAGCCAGGGCAAGGATCTCGTTGTGACGCGCCAGACCATGGGCGATACGGTGACGCCAGTCACAGTCACCTCGCCATCCGGCAAGACCCGCGAACTGACGCTGAGCGCGGCAGAGCCCGGGCTGTGGCGCTCGACCACGCCGGCCGACGAGCTTGGCCTGTGGCAGGCCACCGACGGTACGCTGAAGGCGCTGATCAATGTCGGCCCGATTAACCCCAAGGAATTCTCCGAGGTCACCTCGACCACCGAGACGCTGAAGCCGCTGGCGCTGGTCACCGGCGGCGACGCCCGGCGGATCAATGACGGCGGCGGCATCGACCTGCCGCGCATCGTGCCGGTGCGGTCCTCGACGATCTTCCGCGGCGACGGCTGGATGGGCGTGCATATGCGCGACGCCAGCGTGGTGCGCGGCGTCGGCGTGCTGCCCGTCTTCGCCGGCCTGATCGGCCTGCTGCTGCTGCTCGGCGCCTTCGCCGCGACCTGGTTGCGCGAGAGCCGCTAGGCCACTGGCCGAGGAGCGTTGCGGGAATCCCACAGCGCGCCGGTTTCGGCGCCTCAGTCCGATCTCCCGGCTGCCAACCGTTGACACCGGCCGGATATCCTTGCGATGTTACATTATAACATCGGGAGCGGCTGAGACGCCTTTGCCCTGCCGATGCGGGGCGCGTTTATCGGCATGAAGTGGTTTCGAACACACATCAAACACGGATCGCGGCTGGCGCTGTTCGCGCTGGCGATCCAGTTTGTGCTGTCGTTCGGGCATTTTCACGCCGCCAATGCGCAGACGGCGCCGGCCGACTCGGCCATTGAGTCAGTCCAGCTTCCGACTGACTCCAGCCACACTCCGGACCAGCATCCCGCGGATAATTGCGCGATCTGCGCCGTACTGGCGCTGGCTGGCACGGCGCTGTTCGCCACGCCGCCAGTGTTGCTGCTGCCGCAGGCCGTTGAATTCCTTTACCTCGCCACCGACGCCGAGTTCATCCATCTCGGCGCTTTCGACGTCGCGTTCCAGCCTCGCGCGCCGCCTGTTTCCTGACATCGATCCTTTGATGATCGCCGCCATCTGGCAGCGATTTCCGAAATATCGATCTGCCCCGCGGCAGGTCCCGGTTCGAAGCGTCCCGCGCCAAGCGACGCCGCCGGCACAGTCAGGACATCACCATGTCATTCCGTTTCAAACGCGCGCTCCTGCTCGGCGGCTCCGCCATTGTCGGCCTGGGCGCCCTGAGCAGCGCCGCCTGGTCGCAAAGCGCAGCACCTGCCGGCCCCACCGAATTGCCTGCGATTTCCGTTACCGCGCCCAGTCCCATCGTGCGACGAAAGCCCGCGCCGCCCCGCACGCCCGCGCGCGTCGCCCGCGCCGCGCCCGGTCGCAATGCCGGCACGCCACCACCGGAAACCGCCGCCGCGCCGGCTCCGCAGCACGGCGTGCTGCCTGTTGTCACCGACCAGTTCGCCACCGTCACCGTCGTTCCGAACGATGAGCTCCGCCGCGCCGGCGGCGCGACGCTGGGCGATCTGTTGTTCTCCAAGCCGGGTATCACCGGCTCCTCCTTCGCGCCGGGCGCATCGAGCCGCCCGATCATCCGCGGCCTCGACGTCAACCGCGTCGGCATCGTCGAGAATGGCGTCGGCGCCGGCGGCGCTTCGGATCTGGGCGAAGATCATTTCGTGCCGATCGATCCGCTGGCGACCAACCAGGTCGAAGTGGTGCGCGGTCCCGCGGCGTTGCGCTATGGTTCGACGTCGATCGGCGGCGTGGTCAGCGCCAGCAACAACCGCATCCCGGATGCGCTTCCGGTCTGCGCGGCACCGTTCCAAAATTATGGCATTCCCGTGAAGGCGCCTGTGGCAAACCTGGGGCAGCCGTCCTGCATGACAGCGGAAACGCGTACCTCGATCAGTTCGGCGGATCGCGGTGTGGAAGGCGGCATTCTGCTCGATGCCGGCGGCGGCAATTTTGCCGTTCATGCCGATGTCTATGGCCGCAGGGCCACCGACTACAACATTCCCAGCTATCCCTATCTGACCGACACGACGCGAAGCGTGAACGGACGGCAGCCGAATTCGGCCGCGCAGAGCGACGGCGCCTCGATCGGCGGTTCCTACATCTTCGATGGCGGTTTCATCGGGGCCGCGATCACGCAGAACGACTCGCTCTATCATATCCCCGGCATCGACGGCGCCGATCACC is drawn from Nitrobacteraceae bacterium AZCC 2146 and contains these coding sequences:
- a CDS encoding hypothetical protein (product_source=Hypo-rule applied; superfamily=52317; transmembrane_helix_parts=Outside_1_9,TMhelix_10_32,Inside_33_38,TMhelix_39_58,Outside_59_660,TMhelix_661_683,Inside_684_687); protein product: MQYGIAFTPLVPTLVLWIGLAAIVVIAVLLLVGRARGTAVRVAALALILLALANPSFTREEREPLSSVAAVVIDKSPSQNFGERTKETAEAQQTLVDRLKQIKGLEVRVVEAGQADGETDGTKLFGALSSALSDVPTDRVAGAFLITDGRVHDIPASAAALGFTAPVHALITGRKDERDRRIAITAAPRFGIVGQSQTITYRLDDQGVTGERARVVVRRDGDVLNERTVLSGQTISIDIDIKHAGPNIVEIEASPLANELTLVNNRAVVAIDGVRDKLRVLLVSGEPHSGERTWRNLLKSDASIDLVHFTILRPPEKQDGTPINELSLIAFPTRELFQQKINEFQLIIFDRYARQGVLPIAYFDNIARYVRAGGAVLVSAGPDYASTTSIWRTPLDSVLPAEPVGVTEKPFYAHLSDIGKRHPVTRGLEGGATEPPKWSRFFRTVETRNTTTPPVMTGADGKPLLLLSRSGEGRVALLLSDHIWLWARGYEGGGPHLDLLRRMSHWLMKQPDLDEEALKLQSQGKDLVVTRQTMGDTVTPVTVTSPSGKTRELTLSAAEPGLWRSTTPADELGLWQATDGTLKALINVGPINPKEFSEVTSTTETLKPLALVTGGDARRINDGGGIDLPRIVPVRSSTIFRGDGWMGVHMRDASVVRGVGVLPVFAGLIGLLLLLGAFAATWLRESR
- a CDS encoding N-acetylglucosamine kinase-like BadF-type ATPase (product_source=COG2971; cog=COG2971; pfam=PF11162; transmembrane_helix_parts=Inside_1_20,TMhelix_21_40,Outside_41_72,TMhelix_73_95,Inside_96_127), with the protein product MRGAFIGMKWFRTHIKHGSRLALFALAIQFVLSFGHFHAANAQTAPADSAIESVQLPTDSSHTPDQHPADNCAICAVLALAGTALFATPPVLLLPQAVEFLYLATDAEFIHLGAFDVAFQPRAPPVS